A window of the Fusarium poae strain DAOMC 252244 chromosome 3, whole genome shotgun sequence genome harbors these coding sequences:
- a CDS encoding hypothetical protein (SECRETED:SignalP(1-19)~MEROPS:MER0001944), whose amino-acid sequence MRFSLITGGFLALGSFVEAGFNQGAIKAFNRPHPRHYDQKRAPVPPKPSFDKRAKSKFLNKNSEKFAVNGSAIPEVDFDVGESYAGLLPISQDPDEERELFFWFFPSTNPDAGEEVLIWLNGGPGCSSLSGLLTENGPFLWQQGTLAPTPNSYSWTNLTNVIWIEQPVGVGYSQGKPNITNEVELGLQFIGFWRNFIDTFDLKGATTYITGESYAGYYVPYIADAFITAADDDYYKLGGVAINDPIIGDGTLQQQAVILPFIEYWEKLFYLNETTMNALRWTHQHCGFDKYLEKYGTFPPPEGKFPVLPDPYLDTKNYTCDMFDWGYAAALDQNPCFNIYHITDTCPTTYSQLGIVNSGDYSPPGSEVYFNRTDVKKALHAPVDTTWYQCTRNNVFGFGNPNSTRSDTSLAPAQNGVLKRVIEHTNNTIIGVGRLDYILPPNGTLFALQNVTWNGKQGYQKYPQDKQFYVPFHPEYNGGRLSEAGIVGQWGYERGLTYYEVQLAGHELPGYSAGAGYRVVEALLGRIKNLGVVEDFTTQKGDYQGNGTSMSMRGLNPLEHPYGPNYY is encoded by the exons ATGCGATTCAGTCTCATCACCGGCGGTTTTCTGGCGCTTGGCTCTTTTGTCGAGGCTGGTTTCAACCAGGGCGCCATCAAAGCCTTCAACCGTCCTCACCCCCGTCATTACGACCAGAAGCGCGCGCCTGTCCCTCCAAAGCCGTCTTTTGACAAGAGAGCCAAGTCCAAGTTCTTGAACAAGAATTCGGAAAAGTTTGCAGTAAACGGATCTGCTATTCCCGAAGTGGATTTTGATGTTGGCGAGTCTTACGCTGGACTTTTGCCCATTTCTCAAGACCCTGATGAGGAGAGAGAGTTGTTCTTTTGGTTCTTTCCCAGTACCAATCCCGATGCTGGAGAAGAGGTTCTCATCTG GTTGAACGGTGGTCCTGGATGCAGTTCGCTTAGCGGTCTTTTGACTGAGAATGGTCCTTTCTTGTGGCAGCAAGGCACTCTTGCCCCTACACCCAACTCATACAGCTGGACCAACTT GACCAACGTCATTTGGATTGAGCAACCTGTCGGTGTAGGCTACAGTCAAGGCAAGCCCAACATCACCAACGAAGTAGAACTCGGCTTGCAATTTATTGGTTTCTGGCGTAACTTTATCGATACCTTCGATCTCAAGGGTGCCACAACCTACATCACCGGCGAGTCTTATGCAGGCTACTATGTTCCTTACATTGCCGACGCCTTCATCACAGCTGCCGATGATGATTACTACAAGCTGGGCGGTGTAGCCATCAACGATCCCATCATTGGAGATGGCACACTTCAGCAGCAAGCTGTCATCCTCCCCTTCATTGAGTACTGGGAGAAGCTGTTTTACCTCAATGAAACAACAATGAATGCTCTCCGCTGGACACACCAGCACTGTGGATTTGACAAGTATCTTGAGAAATACGGAACTTTCCCCCCGCCTGAGGGAAAATTTCCTGTCTTGCCGGATCCTTATCTGGACACCAAGAACTACACTTGTGATATGTTTGACTGGGGTTACGCTGCTGCTCTTGACCAGAACCCTTGCTTCAATATTTATCATATTACTGATACTTGCCCTACCACTTACAGCCAACTGGGAATTGTCAACTCG GGTGACTATTCTCCTCCTGGTTCTGAAGTCTACTTCAACCGCACAGACGTCAAGAAGGCTCTTCACGCCCCTGTAGACACTACCTGGTATCAATGCACTCGTAACAATGTCTTTGGTTTCGGCAACCCCAACTCTACTCGCAGCGACACATCTCTTGCTCCCGCTCAAAACGGCGTCCTCAAGCGCGTCATTGAGCACACCAACAACACTATTATCGGTGTAGGCCGCTTGGACTACATCCTTCCCCCCAATGGAACACTCTTTGCTCTGCAGAACGTTACCTGGAACGGAAAGCAGGGATATCAGAAGTACCCTCAAGACAAGCAGTTCTACGTACCCTTCCACCCTGAATATAACGGCGGACGGCTTAGTGAGGCGGGCATTGTTGGACAGTGGGGATACGAGCGTGGCTTGACCTACTACGAGGTTCAACTCGCAGGACATGAGCTTCCTGGATACAGCGCTGGTGCGGGATACCGTGTTGTTGAGGCTTTGCTTGGAAGGATCAAGAACCTGGGAGTTGTTGAAGACTTTACCACGCAAAAGGGTGATTATCAGGGCAATGGTACGTCGATGAGTATGAGGGGCTTGAACCCGCTGGAACATCCTTATGGGCccaattactattaa
- a CDS encoding hypothetical protein (TransMembrane:9 (i86-105o177-199i234-256o276-296i303-323o329-348i369-387o399-425i461-482o)) — protein sequence MESSKEVKDMTSVSPASDQSDNDSGSEDHGKKPVPLSMKILSVVIELHISNTQYAVLDTSENFIKTALILVSGVLTDRYGGASTMLWGNAVFSLGAILVAAATTVRSYKFMIGGAVIQALGDVATQVAQYKIFSSWFPPSSGFASTLAFELGIGKIGSFVGKATANVIAQNLGDFSWAYWMAVFMNLFTNVATLFFWWFTRWCEKRYAGTRDPATGEKLTENNKKFEIGKMLSLPWSFWMICLFSLFQTSTAGIFASNSTELAEQRFKISAVKAGWYSSMSQYLGFFFVPLIGIFVDMFGQRLTLMLVCGCGMLLSMCLAAWGPTVPGTAASFGIFAVATSFGPTVIIDSIRTSMWYQEVFGSGYAIKIAINNSMTIIVGVVAGVIQDRDDNSYDNVTILYATMAAGSVVVALIILALGFASDIMGHLQWSRGKRVENGHIINAKKEEAEKEGQDGWNRKLGLVNFGAVVVLILGAWAAYFWGLATKNTY from the exons ATGGAGTCTTCAAAAGAAGTCAAGGACATGACCAGTGTCTCTCCAGCATCTGACCAATCAGACAACGATAGTGGCAGTGAGGATCATGGCAAGAAGCCTGTACCCCTGAGTATGAAGATACTCtctgtcgtcatc GAGCTTCACATTTCAAACACCCAATATGCGGTCCTTGACACAAGTGAGAACTTTATCAAGACTGCTCTCATTCTCGTTAGTGGTGTTCTCACGGACCGCTACGGTGGTGCAA GCACCATGCTCTGGGGAAACGCCGTCTTCAGTCTAGGAGCAATCCTCGTCGCTGCAGCCACAACAGTCCGAAGCTACAAATTCATGATTGGAGGTGCCGTCATCCAAGCCCTCGGCGATGTCGCAACCCAGGTCGCCCAGTACAAGATCTTTTCCTCGTGGTTCCCTCCCTCTTCCGGCTTCGCATCAACACTTGCCTTTGAACTCGGTATTGGTAAAATCGGTTCCTTTGTAGGAAAAGCAACGGCCAACGTGATAGCTCAGAACCTTGGCGATTTCAGCTGGGCGTATTGGATGGCCGTCTTTATGAACCTATTCACCAACGTCGCGACCCTCTTCTTTTGGTGGTTCACGCGATGGTGTGAGAAGCGATATGCGGGTACTAGAGATCCTGCTACGGGAGAGAAGTTGACGGAGAACAACAAGAAGTTTGAGATTGGCAAGATGCTATCGCTGCCTTGGTCATTCTGGATGATTTGCTTGTTTTCGCTCTTTCAGACCTCTACGGCTGGTATATTTGCGTCAAACAGCACGGAATTGGCTGAGCAGCGCTTCAAGATCTCGGCCGTCAAGGCAGGCTGGTATTCGTCCATGTCGCAATACTTGGGCTTTTTCTTTGTGCCCTTGATTGGTATTTTTGTCGACATGTTTGGGCAACGACTGACACTCATGCTTGTTTGTGGATGCGGTATGCTCTTGTCCATGTGCCTTGCAGCTTGGGGACCAACTGTGCCCGGAACGGCCGCGAGTTTTGGCATCTTTGCCGTCGCTACGTCGTTTGGACCTACGGTTATCATCGACAGTATCCGCACGAGCATGTGGTACCAGGAAGTCTTTGGGTCGGGCTACGCGATCAAGATTGCGATAAACAACAGCATGACCATCATCGTGGGCGTCGTTGCGGGTGTCATTCAAGATCGCGATGATAACAGCTACGACAATGTTACGATTCTTTACGCGACAATGGCTGCTGGTTCTGTGGTGGTGGCATTGATCATCCTAGCATTGGGTTTCGCCAGTGATATTATGGGACATTTGCAGTGGAGTCGCGGCAAGAGAGTCGAGAATGGGCACATCATCAAtgccaagaaggaagaggctgagaaAGAGGGACAAGATGGATGGAACCGCAAGTTGGGACTTGTCAACTTTGGGGCTGTTGTTGTGCTTATTCTTGGTGCCTGGGCAGCTTACTTTTGGGGTCTGGCTACCAAGAATACGTATTGA
- a CDS encoding hypothetical protein (TransMembrane:12 (i60-77o101-118i130-154o160-180i192-212o224-246i299-315o335-354i366-388o394-411i423-444o456-477i)): protein MSDHKPQAHEGEDAKDIGGPLENTPSYAQEKPEVVPNLSNVAALGIPNAAELEKKIVRKLDMWMLPQLWILYMFNYLNRTNIAQARLNTFNEDLNLKDGDYQTAVAILTVGYMLAQLPSNMLITRVRPSIYLPVAAFIWSAISAMTVLCTSAGGLWAVQFVLGIVEAPLFPGAVFLMSCWYTRREFALRVALLYSGLVLAQAFSGLIAAGVFSGLDGPMGLAGWKWLFILEGAMSGFFAITAYFILPNYPESPTGGAMRYMTEDMRKIAAARILDDRVEIHEKSTVWVGLKLAVIDVKLYMFLFMNIFITSSYGFNNFFPTIVRGLGFGNSVTSLLMTAPPYIFGTLCTFYVSWDSDRRQERGLHIVIPLSCSVAGFIVTVATGNAAVRYAMTFLYAAGCFSANTLQYTWAVSTMSQTPEKRAAAGAIVNIFGHLGNVISPYFFPDKDQPRYTMAMILQIVFAGLGIALASTIKWFLTRKNKKIRSEADRLGVDFNPFTT, encoded by the exons ATGTCAGACCACAAACCGCAAGCTCACGAAGGTGAGGACGCCAAGGACATTGGAGGTCCTCTGGAGAACACACCCTCCTACGCTCAGGAAAAGCCCGAGGTGGTTCCCAACCTGTCCAATGTCGCAGCTCTCGGCATTCCCAACGCCGCAGAGCTCGAAAAGAAGATTGTCCGCAAGCTCGACATGTGGATGCTTCCTCAGCTTTGGATTCTCTACATGTTCAACTACCTCAACCGCACCAACATTGCTCAGGCCAGACTCAACACCTTCAATGAGGATCTCAACCTCAAGGATGGCGATTACCAGACTGCCGTTGCGATTCTCACTGTCGGATACATGCTTGCTCAGCTGCCCTCCAACATGTTGATCACCCGTGTTCGACCTTCCATCTATCTCCCCGTGGCTGCTTTCATCTGGTCTGCTATCTCTGCTATGACGGTGCTCTGCACGAGTGCTGGTGGTCTTTGGGCTGTGCAGTTTGTTCTTGGTATTGTTGAGGCACCCTTGTTCCCTGGT GCTGTCTTCCTCATGTCCTGCTGGTACACTCGTCGCGAATTCGCCCTCCGTGTCGCTCTTCTATACTCTGGTCTCGTACTCGCCCAGGCCTTTTCTGGTCTCATTGCAGCTGGAGTCTTTAGTGGTCTCGATGGTCCTATGGGCCTGGCAGGCTGGAAGTGGCTTTTCATCCTCGAGGGTGCTATGAGTGGATTCTTTGCCATCACAGCTTACTTCATTCTGCCTAACTATCCTGAATCTCCTACCGGCGGTGCTATGCGATACATGACTGAGGATATGCGCAAAATCGCTGCTGCCCGTATCCTTGATGACCGAGTCGAGATTCATGAGAAGTCGACTGTCTGGGTTGGTCTCAAGCTTGCTGTCATCGACGTCAAGCTTTACATGTTCTTGTTTATGAACATCTTTATCACCTCGTCTTATGGATTCAACAACTTCTTCCCCACTATTGTTCGAGGACTTG GCTTCGGCAACAGTGTTACATCTCTCCTCATGACCGCTCCCCCCTACATCTTCGGTACACTCTGCACCTTTTATGTATCATGGGACTCCGATCGTCGTCAAGAACGAGGTCTTCACATTGTGATCCCCCTATCGTGCTCCGTTGCTGGTTTCATCGTCACCGTCGCAACCGGCAACGCGGCTGTCCGCTACGCCATGACATTCCTCTACGCTGCTGGTTGCTTCTCTGCCAACACTCTGCAATACACCTGGGCTGTCTCTACCATGAGTCAGACACCTGAGAAGCGAGCTGCTGCCGGTGCCATTGTCAACATCTTTGGACACTTGGGTAATGTCATCTCGCCTTACTTCTTCCCTGACAAGGACCAACCTCGATACACTATGGCCATGATTCTTCAGATCGTGTTTGCTGGTCTCGGTATCGCGCTGGCGTCTACCATCAAGTGGTTCCTTACcaggaagaacaagaagattAGGTCAGAGGCTGACCGCCTTGGCGTTGACTTCAACCCTTTCACCACTTAA
- a CDS encoding hypothetical protein (SECRETED:SignalP(1-17)) — MLFNIIVALSLSTSVSAWIIPDLRKSDDSTLTNKACNKALEKEIHCDKFLSGVMSDDDSKWTKKKVELADSVCTDTCYNSLQSWYDTVTDACDNGEDNYLLLDKVSHTGFGGNLWASWNETCVKDPRTGRYCQEIIDGFSEIDDGEQRPYDELCHPCYGKVITAMTSTPSWLLSSNPGTDYWNGQLELVHKICGSSDSSKSRPFLIGTEISKEEHSSGSNHGITSTPSSDASTVSVQRTSSTGTASLETALSEIAPLESNAAGTFGAEHLDGYKYALLALGVDMFIL; from the exons ATGCTGTTCAATATTATTGTGGCGCTGAGCCTCTCAACGAGTGTCTCAGCTTGGATCATCCCCGACTTGAGAAAATCCGACGACAGTACTCTCACCAACAAAGCCTGCAACAAAGCATTGGAAAAGGAGATCCACTGTGACAAGTTTTTGTCTGGGGTCATGTCTGATGATGACTCCAAGTggacaaagaaaaaagtcGAGCTCGCCGACTCTGTTTGCACCGACACCTGCTACAATTCCCTCCAAAGCTGGTATGATACAGTTACCGATGCATGCGACAATGGTGAGGACAATTACCTCCTTCTCGACAAAGTATCACATACAGGCTTCGGTGGGAACCTTTGGGCTTCTTGGAATGAGACTTGTGTCAAGGATCCCAGAACAGGTCGATACTGTCAGG AAATCATAGACGGGTTTTCCGAGATCGACGACGGCGAACAAAGGCCATACGACGAGCTCTGTCATCCTTGCTATGGTAAAGTCATTACTGCAATGACCAGCACTCCATCGTGGTTGCTTTCGTCTAATCCTGGCACCGACTACTGGAACGGTCAGCTTGAGCTTGTCCATAAAATATGCGGAAGTTCAGATTCGTCCAAGTCTCGACCATTTTTGATTGGGACCGAGATATCCAAGGAAGAGCATAGTTCAGGCTCTAATCATGGAATCACCAGCACACCCTCTTCCGATGCGAGCACTGTTTCAGTCCAGCGCACCTCTTCAACAGGAACCGCGTCACTTGAGACTGCCTTGTCGGAGATTGCACCCTTGGAAAGCAATGCCGCTGGGACATTTGGAGCCGAGCATCTAGACGGATACAAATATGCGCTATTGGCCTTGGGGGTTGATATGTTTATTCTCTAA